A DNA window from Stigmatella aurantiaca contains the following coding sequences:
- a CDS encoding putative ABC transporter permease, whose protein sequence is MLARFLLYGCAGWVMEVCFTGLSAALFRKDTHGTAKTYLWMHPIYGATAVGLEVLHDRLRFLPRPLRALAYTGVIFGAEFTTGWLLRRALGRCPWDYACSGWSVKGLIRLDYFPYWYGAALAFEPVREALLSITSEALRQTPEFRHAVEEGTVSPTGLP, encoded by the coding sequence GTGCTAGCCAGATTCCTTCTTTATGGATGCGCGGGTTGGGTGATGGAGGTGTGCTTCACGGGGTTGAGCGCCGCGCTCTTCCGGAAAGACACACATGGGACGGCAAAGACGTACCTGTGGATGCACCCCATCTACGGGGCCACGGCGGTGGGGCTGGAGGTGCTCCACGACCGGCTGCGCTTCCTGCCCCGGCCGCTGAGGGCCCTGGCCTACACGGGCGTGATTTTCGGGGCGGAGTTCACCACCGGGTGGCTGCTGCGCCGGGCGCTTGGCCGCTGCCCGTGGGACTATGCGTGCTCGGGCTGGAGCGTGAAGGGGCTCATCCGGCTGGATTACTTTCCCTACTGGTACGGGGCGGCGCTGGCTTTCGAGCCCGTCCGGGAGGCCCTGCTGAGCATCACCAGCGAGGCCCTGCGGCAGACGCCCGAGTTCCGCCATGCTGTCGAGGAAGGGACGGTGTCCCCTACGGGGTTGCCCTGA
- a CDS encoding rod shape-determining protein gives MFDWLHTLFSRDLAIDLGTANTLIYIRGQGIVSNEPSVVAVQQDARGGKKVLAVGKEAKEMLGRTPGNIVAIRPMKDGVIADFEITAAMLRYFIQSAHNRKTLVNPRIIIGIPSGITEVERRAVREAAANAGAREVYLIEQPMAAAIGAGLPVTEPSGNMIVDIGGGTSDVAVISLAGIVFAKSVRIGGDKLDEAIIQYVKRKYNLLIGERTAEAIKMGIGTAYPTDEVMTMEIKGRDLVAGVPRTLTVSSDEVRDALAEPVNGIVEAVKLTLERTPPELAGDIADRGIVLAGGGALLKNLDTLLREETGLPVFLAEDPLSAVVIGAGKALESLDILRQVCQPG, from the coding sequence ATGTTCGACTGGCTTCACACTCTCTTCTCGCGTGACCTCGCAATCGACCTGGGCACGGCGAACACGCTCATCTACATCCGCGGCCAGGGCATCGTGTCCAACGAGCCCTCCGTGGTGGCCGTGCAGCAGGACGCGCGGGGCGGCAAGAAGGTCCTTGCCGTGGGTAAGGAGGCCAAGGAGATGCTCGGGCGAACCCCGGGCAACATCGTGGCCATCCGTCCCATGAAGGACGGCGTCATCGCGGACTTCGAAATCACCGCCGCGATGCTGCGCTACTTCATCCAGAGCGCCCACAACCGCAAGACGCTCGTCAACCCGCGCATCATCATCGGCATCCCCTCGGGGATTACCGAGGTGGAGCGGCGCGCGGTGCGCGAGGCGGCGGCCAACGCGGGCGCCCGCGAGGTGTACCTCATCGAGCAGCCCATGGCGGCGGCCATCGGCGCCGGCCTGCCCGTGACGGAGCCCAGCGGCAACATGATTGTCGACATCGGCGGAGGCACCTCCGACGTGGCGGTCATCAGCCTCGCTGGCATCGTGTTCGCCAAGAGCGTGCGCATCGGCGGCGACAAGCTGGACGAGGCCATCATCCAGTACGTCAAGCGCAAGTACAACCTGCTCATCGGTGAGCGGACGGCCGAGGCCATCAAGATGGGCATCGGCACCGCGTACCCGACCGATGAGGTCATGACCATGGAAATCAAGGGCCGTGACCTGGTGGCCGGTGTGCCCCGCACGCTCACGGTGAGCAGCGACGAGGTGCGTGACGCGCTCGCGGAGCCCGTCAACGGCATCGTCGAGGCGGTGAAGCTGACGCTCGAGCGCACGCCGCCCGAGCTGGCAGGTGACATCGCCGACCGCGGCATCGTGCTCGCCGGCGGTGGCGCGCTCCTGAAGAACCTGGACACGCTGCTGCGCGAGGAGACGGGCCTGCCGGTGTTCCTGGCGGAGGACCCGCTGTCGGCGGTGGTGATTGGCGCGGGCAAGGCGCTGGAGTCCTTGGACATCCTGCGTCAGGTCTGCCAGCCGGGCTGA
- a CDS encoding L-serine ammonia-lyase, translating to MAVSVFDLFKIGIGPSSSHTVGPMRAARMFASSLREEGKLERLARLKVELFGSLGATGKGHGSDKAVVLGLLGETPEDVDVEGIPARLGQWRAAGRIDVLGQRPVTFREGEHLVLHKRRSLPFHPNGMRFWAGDAAGAELSTRTYYSVGGGFVVNEEAAPGQSPVREDETPQRLTFHSAAELLEHCERERLPISGVMMENEKAWRPEADIRAGLLRIWGVMQACVKRGCETPGILPGGLKVERRASKLYQRLLSRPEAGLTNPLTVLDWVNLYALAVNEENAAGGRVVTAPTNGAAGIIPALLHYYWRFVPGADEAGVVRFLLTAGAIGVLYKENASISGAEVGCQGEVGSACSMAAGALTEVLGGSPRQVENAAEIAMEHNLGLTCDPIGGLVQVPCIERNAMASVKAINAARMALSGDGTHFVSLDKVIKTMRDTGRDMKDKYKETARGGLAVNVLEVSNLSVGLPEC from the coding sequence ATGGCCGTCAGCGTCTTCGACCTCTTCAAGATTGGCATTGGTCCCTCCAGCTCGCACACCGTGGGCCCCATGCGGGCCGCGCGGATGTTCGCGTCGAGCCTGCGGGAGGAAGGCAAGCTCGAGCGCCTGGCGCGGCTGAAGGTCGAGCTGTTCGGCTCGCTGGGGGCCACCGGCAAGGGCCACGGCAGCGACAAGGCGGTGGTGCTCGGCCTGCTCGGGGAGACGCCCGAGGACGTGGACGTGGAGGGCATCCCCGCACGGCTGGGCCAGTGGCGGGCCGCGGGGCGCATCGACGTCCTGGGCCAGCGCCCGGTGACCTTCCGCGAGGGAGAGCACCTGGTGCTGCACAAGCGCCGCTCCCTGCCCTTCCACCCCAATGGCATGCGCTTCTGGGCCGGGGACGCCGCCGGCGCGGAGCTCTCCACGCGGACCTACTACTCGGTGGGCGGCGGCTTCGTGGTGAACGAGGAGGCCGCGCCCGGCCAGTCCCCCGTGCGCGAGGACGAGACGCCGCAGCGCTTGACCTTCCACTCCGCGGCCGAGCTGCTGGAGCACTGCGAGCGCGAGCGGCTGCCCATCAGCGGCGTGATGATGGAGAACGAGAAGGCCTGGCGCCCGGAGGCGGACATCCGCGCGGGGCTGCTGCGCATCTGGGGCGTGATGCAGGCCTGCGTGAAGCGGGGCTGTGAAACCCCGGGCATCCTGCCCGGCGGGCTCAAGGTGGAGCGCCGCGCCTCGAAGCTCTACCAGCGCCTGCTGAGCCGGCCCGAGGCGGGGCTCACCAACCCGCTGACCGTGCTCGACTGGGTGAACCTCTACGCCCTGGCGGTGAACGAGGAGAACGCCGCCGGGGGACGCGTGGTGACGGCGCCCACCAACGGGGCCGCGGGCATCATCCCCGCCCTGCTGCACTACTACTGGCGCTTCGTGCCCGGCGCGGACGAGGCCGGCGTCGTCCGCTTCCTGCTCACCGCGGGCGCCATTGGCGTCCTCTATAAGGAGAATGCCTCCATCAGCGGCGCGGAGGTGGGCTGCCAGGGCGAGGTGGGCAGCGCATGCTCCATGGCGGCGGGCGCGCTCACCGAGGTGCTGGGCGGCTCGCCGCGCCAGGTGGAGAACGCGGCGGAGATCGCCATGGAGCACAACCTGGGGCTCACGTGTGACCCCATCGGCGGGCTGGTGCAGGTGCCGTGCATCGAGCGCAACGCCATGGCCTCGGTCAAAGCCATCAATGCCGCGCGCATGGCGCTCTCGGGCGACGGCACGCACTTCGTGAGCCTCGACAAAGTCATCAAGACCATGCGCGACACGGGGCGCGACATGAAAGACAAATACAAGGAGACGGCGCGCGGAGGGCTCGCGGTCAACGTGCTCGAGGTGTCCAACCTCAGCGTGGGCCTGCCGGAGTGCTGA
- a CDS encoding aldehyde dehydrogenase family protein, with protein MTLLTVDNPYTGDVACTVPLADEAAVNTVLDQARAAARTARTAPLAERKAWCERMVAAMEAQADSIARDISRMMGKPLAQARNEVGGMAERARYMMSIAEASLADIVLPKPGFERRIVKEPLGVVLDLPAWNYPLLTAVNVVVPAVLAGNAVVVKHSPRSPLCGEHFARAFSEAGAPAHLVQAMHCDHPTSERMVGDARVDHVVFTGSVYGGQRLAEASAGRFRHMGLELGGNDPAYVAPDCDFGKTVENVVDGALYNAGQSCCAVERVYVHRSLYARFTEACEALVRGYVLGDPMSPKTTLGPIAQPNHPSELERLVEDARVRGARVVAGGKRTHVDGKGRFFEATLLTDLDDSMRLMQQESFGPLLPLCPVDSDEEALERMNRSELGLTASVWTQDRERAARFATQLEYGTVYMNRCDSVDPALPWVGVKNSGRGHSLSALGFDQLTRPKSIHFRLSF; from the coding sequence ATGACTCTCCTGACCGTCGACAATCCGTACACGGGCGATGTGGCCTGCACGGTTCCCCTCGCGGACGAGGCCGCCGTCAACACCGTGCTCGACCAGGCCCGGGCCGCCGCCCGGACCGCGCGCACGGCCCCGCTGGCCGAGCGCAAGGCCTGGTGCGAGCGCATGGTGGCCGCCATGGAGGCCCAGGCGGACAGCATCGCCCGGGACATCAGCCGGATGATGGGCAAGCCGCTCGCCCAGGCACGCAACGAGGTGGGCGGCATGGCCGAGCGCGCCCGCTACATGATGTCCATCGCGGAGGCCTCGCTCGCGGACATCGTGCTGCCCAAGCCCGGCTTCGAGCGGCGCATCGTCAAGGAGCCCCTGGGCGTCGTCCTGGACCTGCCCGCGTGGAACTACCCGCTGCTCACCGCGGTGAACGTGGTGGTGCCCGCGGTGCTGGCGGGCAATGCGGTGGTGGTGAAGCACTCGCCCCGCTCGCCCCTGTGCGGCGAGCACTTCGCCCGCGCCTTCTCCGAGGCCGGGGCGCCCGCGCACCTCGTGCAGGCCATGCACTGCGACCACCCCACCAGCGAGCGCATGGTGGGCGATGCCCGCGTGGACCATGTGGTGTTCACGGGCTCGGTGTACGGCGGGCAGCGGCTGGCCGAGGCAAGCGCCGGCCGCTTCCGCCACATGGGGCTGGAGCTGGGCGGCAATGACCCGGCCTACGTGGCGCCGGACTGTGACTTCGGCAAGACGGTGGAGAACGTGGTGGACGGGGCCCTCTACAACGCCGGCCAGAGCTGCTGCGCGGTGGAGCGCGTCTACGTGCACCGCTCGCTCTACGCCCGCTTCACCGAGGCGTGCGAGGCGCTCGTGCGAGGGTATGTGCTGGGCGACCCGATGAGCCCGAAGACGACCCTGGGCCCCATCGCCCAGCCCAACCACCCCTCCGAGCTGGAGCGCCTGGTGGAGGATGCCCGCGTCCGGGGAGCGCGCGTGGTGGCGGGCGGCAAGCGGACCCACGTGGACGGCAAGGGCCGGTTCTTCGAGGCCACGCTCCTCACGGACCTGGACGACTCGATGCGGCTGATGCAGCAGGAGTCCTTCGGGCCCCTCTTGCCCCTGTGCCCGGTGGACTCGGACGAGGAGGCCCTGGAGCGGATGAACCGCTCGGAGCTGGGCCTGACCGCGAGCGTCTGGACGCAGGACCGGGAGCGCGCCGCGCGCTTCGCCACCCAGCTGGAGTACGGCACGGTCTACATGAACCGCTGCGACTCGGTGGACCCGGCGCTGCCCTGGGTGGGCGTGAAGAACTCGGGGCGGGGCCACAGCCTGAGCGCGCTGGGCTTTGACCAGCTCACCCGCCCCAAATCCATCCACTTCCGGCTGTCCTTCTAA
- a CDS encoding ABC transporter permease, with the protein MSFRVDVWEGARIALFSLKSNRLRTVLTTVGIGVGVCTLLAILGIIQGINRSFEEQLSHIGANTLQVSKFPWTLQGDWWAYRNRKDLSVDLVEVVRNGSEHVLAAAPVFFQQGEGRFLERRMGALTVVGTTPDYAAVSSFTVGSGRFFTETDLDERAAVAVIGAELVRTLFAGINPLGHRFLLEGKSYRVVGTLEPKGTILGENQDMVVLVPSRTFLAHFGKRRSPNIAVAVDSPDNVLTVQDELTSVLRRARNTPPGVPDDFAINRPEQLANIYAQLTGALYGVAIGVGFITMLVGGIGIMNIMLVSVRERTREIGIRRAMGARKRTIVLQFLMEASCVSAVGGTLGTVAGLGLARTVSFITPLAAAVEPLTVVFGVGFAAMVGLLFGIWPAARAANLDPVEALRHE; encoded by the coding sequence GTGAGCTTCCGGGTCGATGTGTGGGAGGGGGCGCGAATCGCGCTGTTCTCGCTCAAGTCCAACCGCCTGCGGACAGTGCTGACGACGGTGGGCATTGGCGTGGGCGTCTGCACGCTGCTGGCCATCCTCGGCATCATCCAGGGCATCAACCGCTCCTTCGAGGAGCAGCTCTCCCACATCGGGGCCAATACCCTCCAGGTGTCCAAGTTCCCCTGGACCCTCCAGGGGGACTGGTGGGCGTACCGCAACCGCAAGGATTTGTCGGTGGACCTGGTGGAGGTGGTGCGCAACGGCTCCGAGCACGTGCTGGCCGCCGCGCCCGTCTTCTTCCAGCAGGGCGAGGGCCGCTTCCTGGAGCGGAGGATGGGCGCGTTGACGGTGGTGGGCACCACGCCCGACTACGCCGCCGTGTCCTCTTTCACCGTGGGCAGCGGCCGCTTCTTCACCGAGACGGACCTGGACGAGCGGGCGGCGGTGGCCGTCATCGGCGCGGAGCTGGTGCGCACGCTCTTCGCGGGCATCAACCCGCTGGGACACCGCTTCCTGCTGGAGGGCAAGTCCTACCGGGTGGTCGGCACGCTGGAGCCCAAGGGCACCATCCTGGGCGAGAACCAGGACATGGTGGTGCTGGTGCCCTCGCGCACGTTCCTCGCGCACTTCGGCAAGCGGCGCTCGCCCAACATCGCGGTGGCCGTGGACTCTCCCGACAACGTGCTCACGGTGCAGGACGAGCTCACCTCCGTGCTGCGGCGCGCGCGCAACACCCCGCCCGGCGTGCCCGATGACTTCGCCATCAACCGCCCCGAGCAGCTGGCCAACATCTACGCCCAGCTCACCGGCGCGCTCTACGGCGTGGCGATCGGCGTGGGCTTCATCACGATGCTGGTGGGCGGCATCGGCATCATGAACATCATGCTCGTGTCGGTGCGTGAGCGGACGCGGGAGATTGGCATCCGGCGGGCCATGGGCGCGCGCAAGCGCACCATCGTCCTGCAGTTCCTGATGGAGGCCTCGTGCGTGTCCGCCGTGGGCGGCACGCTGGGCACCGTGGCGGGGCTGGGGCTGGCGCGCACCGTGTCGTTCATCACGCCGCTGGCCGCGGCGGTGGAGCCCCTCACGGTGGTGTTCGGCGTGGGCTTCGCGGCGATGGTGGGGCTGCTGTTCGGCATCTGGCCGGCGGCGCGGGCGGCGAACCTGGATCCGGTGGAAGCGCTCCGCCATGAGTGA
- a CDS encoding ABC transporter permease codes for MMAVWDTLRLALGTFLSNPLRSFLTLLGIVIGSTTVVAMMGLIQGLHNQVTENMSELGANCFQVQRLPFGGDLPLAELARRPRLNERDLEAIRALPSVLRAAAEDSRGGQKVSTPLRESRPNVSVWAGTPEYFLTNAVTVATGRAFTETEHLDARRVAVIGADLASTLFPGGEAVGQTLRIQGRGFQVVGVLKRRGSFMGMGNPDNQVMMPLTVFRQLFGVRDYRVSIQAQSAEVIQRAQDEVSLLMRRRHGLKPTQEDDFFVFSNESSTEMFNNMSQVISVASFGVCLLSLLVGGIGILNIMLVAVTERTREIGIRKALGARKRRILAQFATEAVVLSLAGGLLGVGLGIGLSHLARWVMDLPTEVPTWSVLLSLAMSCGVGLGFGIYPAARAAKLDPVEAMRSE; via the coding sequence ATGATGGCGGTCTGGGACACGCTGAGGCTGGCGCTCGGGACGTTCCTCTCCAATCCCTTGCGCTCGTTCCTGACGCTGCTGGGCATCGTCATCGGCTCCACCACCGTGGTGGCGATGATGGGGCTCATCCAGGGGCTGCACAACCAGGTCACGGAGAACATGTCCGAGCTGGGCGCCAACTGCTTTCAGGTGCAGCGGCTGCCGTTCGGAGGGGACCTGCCCCTGGCGGAGCTGGCCCGGCGGCCCCGGCTCAACGAGCGGGACCTGGAGGCCATCCGGGCCCTGCCCTCGGTGCTGAGGGCCGCGGCGGAGGACTCCCGGGGAGGCCAGAAGGTCTCCACGCCGCTGCGCGAATCGCGCCCCAACGTGAGCGTCTGGGCGGGGACCCCGGAGTACTTCCTGACGAACGCCGTCACGGTGGCCACGGGGCGGGCCTTCACGGAGACCGAGCACCTGGATGCCCGGCGCGTGGCGGTGATTGGCGCGGACCTGGCGAGCACGTTGTTCCCGGGGGGCGAGGCCGTGGGACAGACGCTGCGCATCCAGGGGCGCGGCTTCCAGGTGGTGGGGGTGCTCAAGCGGCGCGGCAGCTTCATGGGCATGGGCAACCCGGACAACCAGGTGATGATGCCGTTGACGGTCTTCCGCCAGCTGTTCGGGGTGAGGGACTACCGGGTGAGCATCCAGGCGCAGTCCGCGGAGGTCATCCAGCGGGCGCAGGACGAGGTGTCCCTGCTCATGCGGCGGCGGCATGGGCTCAAGCCCACCCAGGAGGATGACTTCTTCGTGTTCTCCAACGAGAGCAGCACGGAGATGTTCAACAACATGTCCCAGGTCATCTCCGTGGCCAGCTTCGGCGTGTGCCTGCTGTCCCTGCTCGTGGGCGGCATCGGCATCCTCAACATCATGCTCGTGGCGGTGACGGAGCGGACGCGGGAGATCGGCATCCGCAAGGCGCTGGGGGCCCGGAAGCGGCGCATCCTGGCGCAGTTCGCCACCGAGGCGGTGGTGCTGTCGCTGGCCGGCGGCCTGCTGGGCGTGGGACTGGGCATCGGCCTGTCCCACCTGGCGCGCTGGGTGATGGACCTGCCCACCGAGGTGCCCACCTGGTCGGTGCTGCTGTCGCTGGCGATGAGCTGCGGGGTGGGCCTGGGCTTCGGCATCTACCCGGCCGCGCGAGCGGCGAAGCTGGATCCGGTGGAGGCCATGCGGTCGGAGTAA
- a CDS encoding GFA family protein produces MSRPTPNDASVLAGQCLCGAVQYQVADAFLYAANCHCSNCRRATGSAFKPFAGIEREKLRVTQGADRLLLYGSEENHDAHCKPCGSLLYSLVRDGAYVHVTLGTLTDAPSLRPTEHIFVGSKAPWFTITDGLPQYAEHAVGTPLNAPAGPA; encoded by the coding sequence ATGTCCCGCCCGACGCCCAACGACGCCTCCGTCCTGGCTGGACAGTGCCTCTGTGGCGCTGTCCAGTACCAGGTGGCCGATGCCTTTCTGTACGCCGCCAACTGCCACTGCTCGAACTGCCGCCGGGCGACGGGCTCGGCCTTCAAGCCCTTCGCTGGCATCGAGCGCGAGAAGCTGCGCGTCACCCAAGGCGCGGACCGCCTGCTCCTCTACGGGAGCGAAGAGAATCACGATGCCCACTGCAAGCCCTGCGGCTCGCTCCTGTATTCGCTGGTGCGCGACGGGGCCTATGTCCACGTCACCCTGGGCACGCTCACGGATGCCCCCTCCCTCCGCCCCACCGAACACATCTTCGTCGGCTCGAAGGCGCCCTGGTTCACCATCACAGATGGTTTGCCGCAGTACGCGGAGCACGCGGTGGGCACGCCGCTGAATGCGCCAGCGGGGCCGGCCTAG
- a CDS encoding sporulation-delaying protein SdpB family protein: MLTQLGNRASAWVAGPAPWSNVYGLARTLIALGTGGTLAFSHSSTLFRPAVGMAEVPLCEGIRQASLFCVLPAGWLEVARWTAVLLLLLVASGWRPRVTGLLHWWVAVSLQWSGVLTDGGDQIASVLAFLLVPMTLTDGRRWHWEPPVEGGSDESRLIARASWLLLRGQVAFIYLHASVGKFKVPEWVDGTALYYWLLDPSIGAPDWLARLVLPVLSSPLVAPLTWSVLILEFWLALGLVLSRGARRALLPFGLLFHTGIIFFHGLISFALIMFGALVLLLRPYDEAFSFAWLRSRLPQRKPRSARAEEEEVQQSGQGERDGDGAQAA; encoded by the coding sequence ATGCTGACCCAACTTGGAAACCGAGCGAGCGCCTGGGTGGCGGGCCCCGCCCCCTGGAGCAATGTCTACGGCCTGGCCCGGACTCTGATCGCCCTGGGGACGGGTGGCACGCTGGCCTTCAGCCACTCCTCGACGCTGTTCCGCCCGGCGGTGGGCATGGCCGAAGTCCCCCTGTGCGAGGGAATCCGGCAGGCCTCCCTCTTCTGTGTGCTCCCGGCGGGCTGGCTGGAGGTGGCGCGCTGGACGGCGGTGCTGCTGCTGCTGCTGGTGGCCTCGGGCTGGCGGCCGCGCGTCACGGGCCTGCTGCACTGGTGGGTGGCGGTCAGCCTGCAGTGGTCCGGGGTGCTGACGGACGGCGGAGACCAGATCGCCTCCGTGCTCGCGTTCTTGCTGGTGCCCATGACGCTGACGGATGGGCGGCGCTGGCATTGGGAGCCGCCGGTGGAAGGGGGCAGTGACGAGTCCCGGCTCATCGCCCGGGCCTCCTGGCTGCTGCTGCGAGGGCAGGTGGCCTTCATCTACCTCCACGCCTCCGTCGGGAAGTTCAAGGTGCCGGAGTGGGTGGATGGGACGGCGCTGTACTACTGGCTGTTGGACCCCAGCATCGGCGCGCCGGACTGGCTGGCCCGGTTGGTGCTGCCCGTGCTGAGCAGCCCCCTGGTGGCGCCCCTCACCTGGTCCGTGCTCATCCTCGAGTTCTGGCTCGCGCTGGGGCTGGTCCTGAGCCGGGGCGCACGCAGGGCGCTGCTGCCCTTCGGGTTGCTCTTCCACACCGGCATCATCTTCTTCCATGGGTTGATCAGCTTCGCGCTGATCATGTTCGGTGCGCTCGTGCTGCTGCTGCGGCCGTACGATGAGGCGTTCAGCTTCGCGTGGCTGCGCTCCCGGCTACCCCAGCGCAAGCCGCGCTCAGCCCGCGCGGAAGAAGAGGAAGTACAGCAGTCCGGACAGGGCGAGCGAGACGGCGATGGAGCCCAGGCAGCCTAG
- a CDS encoding SdpA family antimicrobial peptide system protein: MTDTPSKVSRSAGPRRLGLLALGLLIGWSTVAAYALHAALPYNPIQLPFADRFDIRLVLPEGWAFFTRDPRDDRMLPYVRGADAQWSMASHTPNFQPRNFFGIDRAGRAQGVEIGLLMDAAREAERQACEEAPVACLERAPVASKLSNTSPHPTLCGEVGFVFQRAVPWAWSHSSREKKIIMPSKVLRLDIEC, from the coding sequence GTGACTGATACTCCCTCTAAAGTCTCCCGCTCCGCAGGGCCGCGCCGCCTGGGTTTGCTGGCCCTGGGGTTGCTCATCGGTTGGTCCACCGTGGCGGCCTACGCCCTGCACGCGGCCCTGCCGTACAACCCCATCCAACTGCCCTTCGCGGACCGGTTCGACATCCGGCTGGTGCTGCCCGAGGGTTGGGCCTTCTTCACGCGCGACCCACGCGATGACCGGATGCTGCCGTACGTCCGAGGCGCGGACGCGCAGTGGAGCATGGCCAGCCACACGCCCAACTTTCAGCCCCGGAACTTTTTCGGCATCGACCGGGCCGGCCGCGCCCAGGGGGTGGAGATAGGCTTGTTGATGGATGCGGCCCGCGAGGCGGAGCGCCAGGCGTGTGAGGAGGCGCCGGTGGCGTGCCTGGAGCGCGCGCCGGTGGCGAGCAAGCTGAGCAATACCAGCCCCCACCCCACGCTCTGTGGCGAGGTGGGGTTCGTCTTTCAGAGAGCCGTGCCCTGGGCGTGGAGCCACTCCAGCCGGGAGAAGAAGATCATCATGCCCTCCAAGGTCCTGAGGCTGGACATCGAATGCTGA
- a CDS encoding sporulation delaying protein family toxin, with product MKRSAPRKFIAASMAALTFTTFGVGCGGPMDSGGDGPSSVVRRQALTGSELYKGMVFGVGPGAAQFAEIWERADVKALLAKPGIMEQRELAATQLIAKISEQDPTFFDRFSRELRSGEHLRIDRLLTETKEKTHAAASALRKEAGLPEDVSALALEQVEAGTWLYVETAVAVVIVALATILITQIDVTPVTEGPQASALRRDTWVDLLANKAFDAQ from the coding sequence ATGAAGCGTTCAGCCCCCAGGAAGTTCATCGCAGCGTCGATGGCGGCCCTTACCTTCACCACGTTTGGCGTGGGCTGCGGAGGCCCCATGGATTCTGGGGGCGACGGCCCCTCGTCCGTGGTCCGCCGCCAGGCCCTCACGGGCAGTGAGCTCTACAAGGGCATGGTCTTCGGCGTCGGCCCCGGCGCGGCGCAGTTCGCGGAGATCTGGGAGCGGGCGGACGTCAAGGCCCTCTTGGCGAAGCCGGGCATCATGGAGCAGCGCGAGCTGGCCGCGACGCAGCTCATCGCGAAGATCTCCGAGCAGGATCCCACCTTCTTCGACCGCTTCTCGCGCGAGCTGCGCAGCGGCGAGCATCTGCGCATTGACCGGCTGCTCACGGAGACCAAGGAGAAGACCCACGCCGCCGCCTCCGCCCTGCGCAAGGAAGCCGGTCTGCCGGAGGACGTGAGCGCCCTCGCCCTGGAGCAGGTCGAGGCAGGCACCTGGCTCTACGTGGAGACCGCCGTGGCGGTGGTCATCGTCGCCCTGGCCACCATCCTCATCACCCAGATCGACGTGACGCCGGTGACCGAGGGCCCTCAGGCCAGCGCCCTGCGCCGCGACACGTGGGTGGACCTCCTGGCGAACAAGGCCTTCGACGCCCAGTAA